The DNA sequence GCTGTGGATCCCCAGCCTCGGCTCTGGCTGTGATGAGAAGTCAGCATCACCCTCGTCCTCGTGTGGGAAATGCTGGGGGTTTTCACTCTCTGCCACAGGAAAATGAGAAGTTAAAAGTCATGGGAAGATGAGTAATTTATGTTTTTTATCTTTACTAGAAAGAccaagctgcagccagggagctGAGTGTTACCCTCTGATGTGAGCAGCACGTCACAGACTCCTCACTGTGCGGGACAATCTGTGATCAACATACTAAAAACGAATCATTTAGGGATTTCTCTTGAGGAGTGTCCTGTGTTGCCTTGAGTCTTACACTGAGATATTTGATTCTCCAGGAAAAACTGAGATTTGATGTGTCAGAAGCTCTTGACCAGCACGTTAAGCAGGACCTGGGGGCTTCCTGAATTGCAGGTGTTGTATTAAGGCATCAGCTACGCCAGAGTTCTGGGTGTTCCCATGGAAATTACAATCCAGCTGCAGTTGAAACACCTCAATTTCAACAGCTGGGCCTAGTGCAGTCTGTAAAGGTGTAGCAGCTctcactttttaaaagcaagttTCTTCAACAGATTCTGGGGAGGGGATTGCCCATGTTACTGCTTTTGTATTTGTTTAAAGCTGCTGCTACAAGAGAATTTGCCCAAATTGCAGATTTAGGAAGTGCAGAAAGCCTCTGTTGCTGTCACCTGCCTCAGTTATTTTCTTgttctctatttattttaatctgtcAGAGTACAGATTTCTAACTGCCCATGTAATGGTTGAATTTTCTGACTGTCAAATCAAAATTTTCTGAGTATCAAGAAACGTGCTGAGAAGCATAAATATACACAAAAGCACGGGAAGGTGCTTAAATTGCAGAGTGGAAACTCAACATGCTCTAATTACAAAGTTTTAGAACATTTCTGGTTTCTAGTGGGGAAACTGAAGACCACAGTAAGACACTTGCACTGACTTCAGCAAAACTTGTCACTGCCACTAGAAATGTGATGGCAGAGAGATTTTCTTGCCTTGAATCCCGTTCCTCAGGTGAGCTTGGAAAACCCTGGTCTAAATTCTTATTCTTTAGCGAAATAGCCCAGGAAGCTGagccagggaagctgcagggagagggaacaCGAGGAGCCGCAGCTCTTGGCTGGCTCTCCCGGCACGGCCcgagctgcagggctggagctgtgggcaTTGAGGGCAGCCTAAGGGGATGTGCTGCTTCCCAATGCcctgggatcccctgggatGCCCTGGGATGCCCTGGGATGCCCTGGATCCAggtgcagcaggcagggaagagCCTGGGGTGCTGCAGCCGGTACTCACCGCGCAGGCcgtgctgctcagggaggttcCTCTTCCAGCGCGAGCCGCCGCAGGTGAACACCACGGCTCTGATGAAATCTCTGCCACAGAGCCTCACCTTGTtgccttccccttccccttcccgtgccagcagcaggaggatgaggcagcccagtgccagcagcGTGCCCCTCATACTGCCAGCGTGGTGCTTTCCCAGCTGGGCAGAAGGGATCCAGTGGGGAATTCTGCTGGAGCCTTCCCATTTATACCGACGGTCTGTCCACTCCACTGAGTACCAGCTCGCTCTGAGGGTGGTGATGTTTGCTGAAAACAAATAAACTGCTTGTTCCTGGTCGTGTTTGAAGTGCTTTGGGATCTCAGTCAGGTTAAATTAAAGATTTCTGAAGTCTACGGAGCTGCTTTACTGGAAAGAGCTGAGGTGTAACACGTTTATGGGGTATGGATTAGGTGGATGCTGTTAATGTGTGTTCTGCCAGGAAAAAAGGGTGTTTGTGACATGGATTCTACTTAATGGGTTTGGTGTCTGTGTCCCCTACACACCTGATGCCCAGTCCTGATGGGGGTCATCTTCTGTTGGTGACCccaaagaaaaatggaatgaaCTCCTTCCCATGCTCCTTTCCACTCCCCCAGCTTGTTTACAGCTAAACCGTGGATGCTTGTGGGGAAAACCCTGGCAGGGCCAAGCACTGCTGAGAAAATCCAcccccgagggggtttgtgacAGGTATTGGTATCCCAGCCAGGAttctctgctctgggagcagaAGTTCATTGGTTCCTAATGTTGGCTTCAGTGTATCTAagtttctataaaaaaaaaatccttgcaCTAAAATGCCTGTAGGAGGGAATTTCTCAATTATATTGTCAGAAATTCCATATTTAAGGACAAAATACACGAGGAACTTGGGAGATCTTGAGCCCTTCCTAGCACCACAAGGATTTTCCAGCACCATAATGTTACAGGTAATTAATTTTCACTGTGTGCAGGGTGGGTTATAGAAAGCTTGTTTTTTAGCAGTAAGCAAACAGTCATGGGCATGAATGGAAAATATAGGGTGTATTTTGGTCAGATTTATAATAATGATTAACAAATGATTCACCTTAACgagtttcttttctttgaaacaCACCAAGATGAATTTTATGTCAGGGGGAAGTTTGCATGTCCCCTGTCAGATGTGCAgcacacagaaggaagtggatGTTAATGCAGCACAAATGATCCTTAATTCAGTGATGTGTTTGAGTGCTGGGTGTTTATTGTCAGGATAATGAGAGAGGCTGGATGTTCTGCATCTATAAAATACACCTTTCCATACGTAatgtgctcagcagcagggctACAACTTGTGCTCAATCACCCCTCTGGAGATGCTCCCTATTTCCTGTGGGCAGGAAGTACCTGGAAATCCTCCAGctgggtaattttttttgtttcttctgctcTGCCCCCCAAAAAAGCCAGTCTAGGCAGCCAAACACTGCCTGCTTTCAACCCAAGGAGAAAAGAGCAtgggaggaa is a window from the Poecile atricapillus isolate bPoeAtr1 chromosome 7, bPoeAtr1.hap1, whole genome shotgun sequence genome containing:
- the INSL5 gene encoding insulin-like peptide INSL5 translates to MRGTLLALGCLILLLLAREGEGEGNKVRLCGRDFIRAVVFTCGGSRWKRNLPEQHGLRESENPQHFPHEDEGDADFSSQPEPRLGIHSEEPQDVKPEQDSQNTSKISVLNKREAAKLLTTSCCNVGCSRAEISSLC